TGCACCTTACACAAGCttggaatatatttatatatatatgcatgggcATAAAATTGATACAGATAAaagtttaggaaaaaaaaagtagaagactATTTGACACAAATAGCTTACAACTACCTCTCAaacattctattaaaaaaagaaaaattaatcaatGGTTCCGACTTGAAGTTTCTGCTGATTATAGTTACAAATTCCTGACTTGGAAAGAGGATCATATCAACCATATACTTCCTCCCAAAATCAGGTTTAGGGACTTCCTAAGAAAATTCATGCAAACTGGAACCCAAAAAAAGGCTAACTAACCTTTTGCACAGCAACCAAGCTTTTTTTAGGACTCAATCATGGAAAGAACCCTGTCACATGCAGTCACATGCAGTCACATGCAGTCACCTAAAAACAACAGATTTGAGAAGAATatcaacattttcaaaagtaaaaactaaCAGACATGAAGACATGAAGGTACATAAAGAATGGGTAACGAACATTTCGCATTGACTATGAAGCCTTTTTCCGAGCTCGATCACGCCAAGAACCTTGTTGCATTGCAATAACCTAAAGACAGCAGGAGCAGTGAGAatatcaacatcttcaaataGGAAAAATTCAAGAGACATGAAGGTACATAAAGAATTCAAGGAGTCATGCCTTTTCACTTAGAAGAGGATTTCGTAGTTCCTCACTTTCAGCTTCTTTTGGTTCATTATCCTGAATAGATGCAGGTTCTAACGTCAATGGCGAGGTTCTTGGTGTTCCAAACATTGCTTGATCATGGGCAGCCTTAACATCAGCCTCTAGCTTCGCCTATTTATTAGATTATAGGATGCTGATTATGGATGCAATCACAgatcttttcatatttttttccattttgaacAGGTAGCACTTGTACAGTATATGTgcaattcaaagaaacaaagaaatacaTGTACCTCAACTGCGGCAAATCGGAAGCTTTGCCCAATACCCTTGACTACTGAGGCATCACCTTCAGCAGCTACAAATCAGGAGAAAATTAAGATATAGTTAACCATACAACAGATTGCAATCATAATGGGAAGTTCAAGAACATCACACTCATGTCTTGTGGGAAGTGCAAAAAGAATTttaaacattacaaaaagaaccaaagaaaaaaaaaacactgttATAGATCACTGGAGGCATAAATCATTCCTTAAAATTGGATTTGCGAAGAGAAGATGATAATATATCAGCAATAGTGGCTTGATCGAGAAAGAATAAAGCATTGAAATCACACTGCATTAGTTTGCAGCAAAAGAGGCAGCCCTGTATTAATTAGGCACAAAGTTCACTGATAAACTTCCATTAAGAGGCATATCACTAAAACATGATGAATCCCTCGAAACACTTTTCAGGTGtagaataataacaaaataagatGGCAGACAGCTGTATAATTAATTGCAGCTAAATActatcataaaattaaaaatatatacacagTAATCCTGGAAAAATAACTCACCTTCAATttcgtcatcatcatcaagcgGAGCATCCTTATTGAAATCAAATCGTTCCCATCCTGTGCCCTTAGACATGTCATTAGCAGCTGCAAGAAATATTTTTTGTCATGCTGTAAGTCGGGATGAGGTAAAATCTATTTGGACTTGGCAAACAAGTAAATGCAGACTAATTCTAAGTGAATAGGATTAATTATTTTCCTCACTGTGACAAAAAATAATTGCGCTACAAAAAAGTAAAGGATAAGTCTAAGTCCCTTCTTCTAGTGGAATAAAGTTTTGCAAGTCAGttttccaaacaaaattccCTAGCATATGAATAATCAATCGTACAGAAATCCCACAAAAATTGATAATGTAGAATTCCtaataaattattcaatttttttggaaGAGAAATATCATTCCAGCATAAAAATCTAGGGAGTTTAAATACCAATATAAAAGATGTAAAGgagagaaatttaaaaaataccaaatttaagttttttgttCAAGCACACATATGCCTAGAAATACATATAACTCCTATCACATTTTCGAATAGTAAAAGTAAGGCCTGTTAGACTGTGCTCCACCATTCTAATGCAGCATTTCCCAAATTAATGTCAGAAGTGCCCAAAATTATAACTTTCAAGTACTAAACAAGACTGAAACTCTCTAGTGTTAAATATTGTTATTGTgaagaataattataatatgATATCACAAGTAATGATATTATAGCTACAAAGGCAGATGCTATTCCAGGTTTAATTAAAGTAGAAATATAGTTAGACTAGTTATACATAAAATTACAAGGGAATTGCCAAAGAAATGACAAAAGTAAGTTGACCATAAGACCCCATACACAAATGCCACCAATGTGATACAGTATATATGACTCCAAACCGAACTTGGTACAGGATTAGACACCTTGCCATCCTGTACAGCTAAGTAATACAAAACCTCTTCTACTCAATGACAAACtgttgatttcatttattttgttttattgaacaTACAAATCATCAGATGTTAAAGGAATAGCactgaatttttcttttaacaaaaaCATGATCCAGAAAGATCAAAGACATGGTATTCCTTAACATATATttcacaaaacaacaaacagAAGAAAGGATATATGAGCAGGATGTCCATCCATCACGAGTTCAAGAGAAGCAATCTAACTACTCAAATCTTTCATATTGGTCTATATCATCCAAGGCTATCACTTGACAGAAGTCATTTTCTATTAACTAATGGCTTAAAAacaaagggtaaaaaaaaaaagaggagagaaCTCCATCAAATTTTACTCTGATGCTCAAGAATCAAACACAAAACCATGCATTTCCACAAAGACATTTCCTCAAATTTTACTCTGATGCTCAAGAATCAAAATTGAAACAAGCAGTAAACAGTAATTCACAGATACATGGAAGAAAGAGGTACATTCGCAATGTGACAAAATGCcatgaaaaatacaacaaataccAGTTTGTGAAAGCTGAAGCTTCATCTTCGCTTTAACTCTCTCAGCCGGCGCCTGTGACCAATCAATAAGAACAATTAGATAAAGGAATATAGCTCTTTCAAGATAGCTAAAACACTGACCATCTGAGCATAACCCTCGATGAGCTGAGAGTAATCAACGCCGACATTCTTGCTCTTCGAGCTCTCACGCTTCGGGCTTCTCCTACTCCTCTCCCTATCCCGATTCCCACCCCCATGAGGACTACGGCTCCGTCTGCTCCTCCGGCGCCGACCGCTTCTACTTTCATCTCCCGAATCACTTCGAGACCTTCTCCTTCTCTCCCTATCGTGCCTCTCCCTCCCTCCTCTCTCCCTACTGGACGAACGCCGGCGAGATCCACGCGAATGGCGATCATCCCTGCCCCGACTACGAGGGGACGGAGAGCGATCCCGGCTCTTCTTGAGCTTGTTCTGGATGCTCTCAAGAGCTGCCTTCTTATCGACCTCCGCTTCCTTTCCAGGACTGGAAGCGCGGACGAAATTGGAGAAGAGAGAACTGGCGGCtttggaggaggagaagggaTCGGAGGAGCGCTGGGAGGAGAAGCCGAGGCCTTGCTTGAACTTTGCGGCGCCCTCGCCCTTGCGAGAGAGCTCATCGTAGTACGCTGCGGCCTTCTCTTCCTCCATTGTTGGCCTTCTCAAGAGAGCTAGCTTATCGAGGAAAAGAAGGAGAGATGGATGATCGGGATGGGTATCGGATCCAATGTCGCATTTGGATCCGTTTTGGATCTTATCCGGGTCGGATCTAAATTTATCGGGTGGATCCGATAAACTTATCAAGGGTGTTGGCGGATTCGGGTGGTGAGTTTGTTGGCGCATATCGGGGTCGgatctgaattttttatttggttaaaaatatttatttgatgcgatattgtttgaattttataatttctgGATTAATTTTGTAGGAATTATTATGTTAATCTATGTACTCCAAATTGTTTGGTCACTGTTTTATGAGTTTACGTGCTTTTCTTGGACGTCTATTTATCtgtcttttttaataaatttatgatttatttattaaaaaaaattatccaataaaataaaataattgtataGTTTTGAAAACacgcaacaaaacaaaattgtaAACGTCACATGTAGTGCACCCACACCCCTCCAAATTGaccaatataatataaaaataatataactattatattttattaataaaatttagaaaaaaaatatgaaacttcTCACATTTTGAGCTACCCTAAATTTGGacaatattgattttatttttaaggtatatttaatatacttatattatttttatttaaaaataatagacaataatcaaaagggaaaattattttttagttcctgaaagtttcaaaacatcccagacagaccctctgacatttgaatttgctgGGAGCAGTCACTCTTTTTTTgacaaactttatttttttcgaTTATGACGATGTACTTTTTCGATTAATGCAACTTCTACtgttagtttattctattttacatacGTACTTCCtcgcttaaaaaaatatagttttccATTTAATATTACGTGTTTTTCGTTTAATcacataaattttcacttaacatataaacGACATTTGCGatttaaaaatttgacttttccagcttaaaattattagtttctagctaaaatttagtgttttcgacttaactacataagtttttcacttaacatataataCATTTAGCGtttaaaaatttgacttttccgcttaaaattatgggtttcgcTTAAAATTTGAGTATTTTCGCTTAAAAACTGAGAGTCACCCAGATTAATATCTGTTACctttatgtcaacatcaatcaCCTTTATGTCAGAAAAGTCTGAAAAATAACCTGTCAGAAAAAAGAAGGATTTTTTGATAATACTCAAAGTCATggtgtttttttgtgaatacctgaactttggaggaactttttgttcatttccagtgATCGAAACGTgtacaatgttttcaaaaacaactatttatacatctttaaattgaaattttaattataattaaattcaatgTTACTATGTAACATcatttcatataaaaacatCTCaatgtgaaaataataataataataataataataatccaaaaaaatttataacctGACGGCATTAACTCACTACATAAAGCATTAGTGTAGGAATTTAAGAGCCCCAAATTTAAGTGTTGTTAAATGTAGTGGTAGTAACAAACCTCTGATTATAAGTACAAGCTTACCGCTCGAACCCTATGTCACTAGGTGAGAATATACAAACTCAATGATAAAAAATCTAGAAAGTGTGTGTGCTcctgactatatatatatgcttgttgtatttatcaaataaataaataatggcaCTGTtttaatggtaaaaaaaataggacaatATTTGGTGGATGaattacaaaatatacaatataCGTACACtttaatatttcatatatatcaAAAAAGATAAACTACTCAGCAAATGACTAATACACAAGAtctataaaatgataaaattcacTATCAATTTTGCcactattataataataataataataataataatcaaaaccaGTTTTAGTTCGATAGTTAGTGGCAGTCGAAAATAAAACTCTCGTGTGACAGTATACGGTGGTGATAgttcaaatttttgttaaaaaattaactcaCAAGTAATATTAGTAACCAACTCACCGCATAATAGAGAAAAACGATTGTTAtcctttttaaataataataataataataataataataataataataataataataataataattacgaGAGATCATAAATGCTTTTTATCATATATCTGTTATTACCGAGAACCTGCAAGTCACATGACTCACATCTTTACAAGTTTTTGTTATCAGCACATGTTTCACCCtgcacataaataaataaaaacaacaataataataatagtaaataaataacttcTGTTCGCATAGCTGCTCAAAGTTATGGGTGTCAATGTATCACTTGTGGAAAGCAcctaattacaataataatgtttttctgcataaaataaaaatttttacttcAGAATATCTTAGTTGTATGTGTaactgaaaatatatatatagatctataCAGTTATTTGCCTATTAATAACTATATGCTtatccaaattatatatatatatatatatatatatatatattagaattatgttataatttatatttggttaataggccatattgggcccataccacaaaaccctaatatttctctatatatatccttgtactcCTTTACTAATGAGATATACAAACTATTTCTCCTATCTTCACATAGTACTAGAGCTCTGggttaaaccctagccaccacccaaaaccctagccgccgccacTGCCACTCCAAATCCTAGTTTTCCACCCATCGCCGCCACCTCTACCGCCAGGTGCCGTTCATCTCTTGCCATTCTCGTTGGTCTATGGGCacctggtgatgttcctcagccctcaccagtgatgcccttgtcttattgctgaaggatttgtcttgtcgtcgtcatgtcttcgtctcatgattctttagttaagaATCTCCATTGTACCTCGCAAAAGTTGGATATGAGGAACTATGTTTTATGGGCATAGAGTTTTGAGCATTTCCTTATGGCTCATAAGAAATCATCGTACCTCACGGCAAATCCGCCGGACTCGAAGGATGCCAAGTATCGTTGATGGCTTCTCGAGGATCTCTGGATGCACTCATGGTTGATCTGGTAGTATGGAGCCGGATATTGCCCAAGTGTGGTGATGTTGACTCACTCGCAAAAGGCGATTTGGGAGATGTGCGATTGacatatggaaatgaaaataatatctctCTTGTTTTTGAGTTGTATGAGCAAATCACTTACTGACTCGTCAAGGCGATCGTCATCGCCCCTCGGGTCTTCACTCACATCCGTAGCCTTTGTTGGATGAGCTAGATATTTACCGACCATTAGTTCTTGATCTAGCCACCCTCGTGCTACGGAATGAAGTTAGTAGTCATCGCATATCTTTCCGGGCTCCCTCGAGATCTGAAAACCAGAGTGAAGGGCTCTATTCTGAGTTCTGAGCGAATGCCTGATCTTGCTGCTGTTTATGCTCGCGTGCTTCGCCTGTCTTCTACATCTCCATCGCCTGTTATGTCCTCTGATCAGTCCACTTTGCTAGCTTCTCGTGGGTGTGGTGGTAAAGGCTCCTCGTGGTGCGGTCGAGGAGGCGGGTAGTGGATTCTCGAATAGGTTTGTGTGTACCTTCTGTCGACGGCTAGGCCACACTGAAGATCGttgttgggataagcatggTCGCCCAGCAATGGCCAATGCTAGTACCGAGGTGGTCGATCCGTCACCCACTTCTAGTCGTCGAGCAGTTTATCTATCTCTCTCAGTCGACTTTGCACGTTACAGCAGTACTGAGGCACAACGTTTCACACCAAAGTCTCTTCTTCTGTTTCCTCAggtaatgcctttcttgcttcCAGGGACAGTTCCTGGATTATTGACTCTAGGGGCTATTCTCACATGACaggtacaaaatttttttttttcaaaacctttcTCCGTCTATTTTTTTCGCTCGTGGCAATCTACCGATGGACGATCGTGCTGAGTGTCCGGAGAGGGAGTTACGCGAGCTTCCTCACCGCTTAGACTAAATGATGTTCTTTACGCACTGAATTTCCGTCAACTTGCTATCCGCTTCTACGCGATCACCAATCATTTGAATTGTAGTGTAAcatttttcccttttcactGTATTTTTCAGGATCTGCAGACAGGGAAGAGGATTGGTTTGGGGCGTAATCGTGGTACGAGTGTGTATACGTTGGTGCCTGATGATATTCCTCGTGGTTTAGCAGATACTGCTTTCGACTCGAGTCATCACTCATATGGCACGTAGATTGGGTCTACTCCCTTCTTAGTTGTCTTCAACAAACTTTGCCTTGGATTCGAGTCGACTCGTTTCAATGTGAGTCGTGTCAGTTAGGTAAACATCATCGTGCTACCTTTAAGCGTTCTACTTTAGTGTCTAGTCGGTCGTTATTTGATTTAGTTaattgtgatgtttggggaccttctAAGGTCACGTCTATTTCTGATCATCTttactatgttgtgtttgttgatgatttttcccgagggtcttgggtatatttgttaaaagaccgtCAATCTATTGCTGATGTCCTTcaaaaattcattttggaaataaaaaatcaattttccacTGTTCTCAAATGTCTTCGCACCGATAATGCTTTAAAATTTGTCTCTTCTGCTGTAAATTCTTTGTGTGCGTCAtttgggattattcatcaaaccacctgTCCACACAtctctcaacaaaatggagttgctgaaagaaagcatcgtcacatcttggATGTTGCACGCTCTCTTAGTAGAGCGTAATGTTCCTATGTATTTGTGGTCTGATGCTATCTTAACTGCAGTCTATCTTATTAATCGTATGCCTTCTGCACCCTTAGGAGGAGAGGTTCCTCTACGTCATCTTCTACCTGATACCGAGTTGTTTCACTTATCCCCTCGTGTTTTCGGTTGTGTTGGTTTTGCTCAGGATTTAACTCCTGGTTTGGACAAGTTACACCCGCGTGCGTTTAAATGTGTCTTTGTTGGTTATTCCATCACCCAACGTGGATACCGGTTGTTTCATCCGACTAGTCAGAAGTATTATGTCTATGGATGTCACGTTTTTTTAGTCTCAATCATTTTTCTACATCATCTGATATTGTTTTCACCATCCCTATTTTGGTCTCTCCGCATGTGCCTATGCCTAGTGTGACGCCTCCTCCATTGGATACAGATGATGGTCATTTTGGACAAGTTTATCATCGACACCAACGTGTACTACCGCAAGGTCCGCGCCCTCCAGTCCTCTCCTCGGACCATGCAGATccgtctcttgatcttcccattgcCTTTCCCAAAAGTATTCGTTCTTCTACTAAACATCCCATCtccctttttgtttcttatgataatcttcactCGTCCTTCCGCACATTTACTCTTTCCTTGTCTGCCGGAGTCAATTCCTGTAGACTACAGGGATGCACGCTTGCTTTCCCACAATGGCAAACGCAATAGATGAGGAAATGGAAACCTTGAGATCTCGTGGTACATGAGAGCTTTCGCCTCGCTCGCTGACGCTGCGCGTCACTTCCCGATGGGTCTTTTTTGTCAAGCACAAAGCGGATGGTATAATTGATAGCTACAAAGCCCAGTTGGTGGCCCGTGGTTTTACTCAGacttatggtgttgattatgcTGAGACTTTTTTACCAGTAGCTCGCCTAAATTCCATTCGTGCATTCTACTCGCTTGTGAGTTACTGAATCGATCATGGGCACTTTgtcaacttgatgtgaagaatgtctttctctatggagacttagttgagacagTGTTTATGGAGCAACCTCCGAGGTATGTTGCTCAAGGGGAGAATCTAGTCTCGCCAAACAAGAAAGCGATCTACTAGTGCCCAAAACAAAGTCCTCGTCATGGTttgacaaatttagtgtaatCGTAGTTGCGGATGGTTTTCACGGTGTAATCGTGGATCATTTTGTGTTCTATAAGAACACTTCATCCGAGTCTGTGTTAGTACTTGCGGTATGTGTTGACGACATTTTGTCGAGTGTAGCGATCGCTGTGGCATTCGTAGAACTAAGGagcatttaataaaatatttcgtTACATGAAACATGGGACGACCTagatacttccttggtattgagtttgcatatgcCAAAGGAAGATGACGCCTCACGATGAAGTATGTGTTAGACTTACTTGAGGAGACCGGTTTAATGGGTTAGAAACCGTAGAAAGTCACCCTATCGAAAGGGATCACCACCCTTTTGGGAGATATCTTCCCATTTCTCAAAGATCATGGTCGATACTGAGACGTCCCGATTGTCAAAGCTCATTTATCTAACTATTACTCGTCCCCGATATATGTTACTGCAGATTGGACTCCCGAGTCGGCTTATGATAAGCGACTGAAGTTCACTCGCGAGGGTGCCCGAGGgttcttgcatatgttaaaAAGGAGCTCCGTGCAAAGGTCTTCTACAAGAATTATGGTCACCCTGGGACGTTTGCGTAAAGATATTCTAACTCGGGTTATATTGGTGATGAGGGATGAAAGTCTAGGGTCAGCTTCATACGATATGTCggtggaaacttggttacttgACGGCAAGAAACCGAATGTGGTTTCGAGATCGAGCGCGAACGGAGTACGGATCGATGGTATAAACAAACTGCTGGGAGATGGTTTGGGTGCGATCTTTTCTATCCGAGTTGGGATTCCCTATCCAATACCTATCGCAGATGTTATGTGATAACCGTGCCGCCATCTTCATTTGCAGAATAATCCAACATTTCATGAGCGCATGCAAGCATGATAGAGGTCGATTGTCACTATGTTCGTGATATGGTATCTGGGAGTCATCTCTACGCCCTATATACCCAAATGTGTCGAGCAACCCATGtggatatcttcaccaagggtttaaatattaaagtctttagtaatctGATGCAACAAGTCGGGCATGCtcgatatatatgctccagcttgagggggagtgttagaATTATGttaatagtttatatttggttaataggccatattgggcccataccacaaaactctaatatttctctatatatatccttgtactcCTTTACTAATGAGATATACAAACTATTTCTCATAtcttcacaatatatatatatatatatatatatttgaaaaagtggataaatcatgaATATTAAAAGATAAAGGGTACAAAAATATCCACTGAGACAtggaaaaacacaaacaaacacgaAAAACGAGGGAAGAGGTCAAGAAAGGCGACGACTAAAGAGCACTCCCCGCCAACCGGAGCGAAGAGCTAAAGCCTAATCCCCCAAAAACTCCTGGATCCCTTCATCGAATTGTCGACCACCGGGATGTCGACAAGAGGCTCTATCAGCTCCAGAGTGCAACGAACATTAGTAACGACTTTCAGAAATACTTTCTTGCTTCTGGGCCTGCCGAAGGAAGTTAACAAGGCCCCAACCAGTGCAAATATCAACGCTAGGCCAACCCAGCCCAAATCCAAGGTCAACATATCCCTTTTCACATGGTAGCCCAACGTCCAAGACTTCTTCACAAGGCTCACTACAGGCGCGACATTCCAAATTTTTAAAGAGACCCCACGTGGCAGCGCATTAATAGACGGTTTAAATGAGGAAGAAACCTCAACCAATGAGAGCCCAACATCCATGTAATTAGACCAAAGAAAGGGCGACACCAATGGGGGATTGCTCTCATCTCCCAAGGGAAACAGGAGCTTGCCCAAAACCTCAGACATCACATTCCCGAACCTCCTCTCCAAGCGCGCTAGCAGACCTGCGATATTCCTCGATTGACGCACAATCCACCCCATGCTCGACACGTCGGCCTCTCGAGCCTCCCTCCCATAACCACTGATGTTCAACGGCCCGAGAAGATGCCCGACCATTGGTTCTTCCCCGCGAGTCCAACCGTCCAACAGTCACATGTGATGACCCCGGTGGCTGCGATATCGTCACCATACCGGCAGCAGTAGAGCCACGCTCAGCCTCAGCGCTCTTACCAACAATGGGTGAGCCAAGCTCCACCCTTGTCGTCCTCTCGCCGGCTTGGGAATGCAGCTCAACCGATGCCGCACGAGTCACTCTATCCGTCCAACCATTCTCTAGCCGTCCAACCCTGCAAACATCGAGTGAGGGGAGCTAGCTCCACCTCGCGTCCCACTCACCCGCATAGGAGCATAGCGCATCCAACCTCGCACGACTTTCTCTCTCCACTGGATTAATCGCATGATGCCCAAACCTAAAAGCTCTGGCGAGGAAACCGAGCTCCATAACTGTTGTCCTCTTGCCAGTGAGGGAGCGCAGCTCAACCATCGCCACCCGAGTCTCGAAATCCTTCCAACCAGTCACCTGTCTATCAAACCTAAATCCGCCTGTGAAGGAGCTAAGCTCCACCCCTGCCATCTTCGCACCAGCGTAAGAGGTCAACTCAACCATCATCGCACGAGTCGCTTTCTCCACTAGATCATTCACTAGCGAGCCATTAGGACGGGAACCAAGCTCCACTGCCCCAAGTTCACTCAAGCCACAAGGACGGGAGCCAAGCTCCACCATAGTCGATATCTCCACTGTGCTCCCCAAGCCTCGGGTCGAGATGGGAGCCCCGCTCACCACCTAGCCCAAGTGGGCTGTCTCGGTCACATCGCAAGACCAAGCTCCAAAACGGCGTGGGAGCCTCGCTCCACCACAAACTCCACTGGACCATCCTCCACCCATACCTCACGGGAGCCAAGCTCCACCACCGCACACTTACTAGGAAAGTAGACCAAGTCATCTACAACCTCTGTCAGCTCCAAGTTGGCCTCCCCTCCGCCTTCTTCAACCTTTTGAAAAGGCTTCACCACCCGACAATGATGACGCATGCTCCACCCCAAACAACGAATCCAAGGATGAAGCGAACTCatcctcatcttcctcctcgCCATCATCCTCAAAGTGAGAAAGGGAGAGACAAAGGAACGAAGACCGGCCGGCCATCTGGGTCGAAAGTGAGACGAACGTCTCCGTTCATctttttcaaattatattttcaaacactagatttgggattt
The nucleotide sequence above comes from Dioscorea cayenensis subsp. rotundata cultivar TDr96_F1 unplaced genomic scaffold, TDr96_F1_v2_PseudoChromosome.rev07_lg8_w22 25.fasta BLBR01001793.1, whole genome shotgun sequence. Encoded proteins:
- the LOC120257002 gene encoding probable ATP-dependent RNA helicase DDX46 isoform X2; amino-acid sequence: MEEEKAAAYYDELSRKGEGAAKFKQGLGFSSQRSSDPFSSSKAASSLFSNFVRASSPGKEAEVDKKAALESIQNKLKKSRDRSPSPRSRGRDDRHSRGSRRRSSSRERGGRERHDRERRRRSRSDSGDESRSGRRRRSRRSRSPHGGGNRDRERSRRSPKRESSKSKNVGVDYSQLIEGYAQMAPAERVKAKMKLQLSQTAANDMSKGTGWERFDFNKDAPLDDDDEIEAAEGDASVVKGIGQSFRFAAVEDNEPKEAESEELRNPLLSEKVIAMQQGSWRDRARKKAS
- the LOC120257002 gene encoding pre-mRNA-splicing factor CWC25-like isoform X1, with protein sequence MEEEKAAAYYDELSRKGEGAAKFKQGLGFSSQRSSDPFSSSKAASSLFSNFVRASSPGKEAEVDKKAALESIQNKLKKSRDRSPSPRSRGRDDRHSRGSRRRSSSRERGGRERHDRERRRRSRSDSGDESRSGRRRRSRRSRSPHGGGNRDRERSRRSPKRESSKSKNVGVDYSQLIEGYAQMAPAERVKAKMKLQLSQTAANDMSKGTGWERFDFNKDAPLDDDDEIEAAEGDASVVKGIGQSFRFAAVEAKLEADVKAAHDQAMFGTPRTSPLTLEPASIQDNEPKEAESEELRNPLLSEKVIAMQQGSWRDRARKKAS